From a single Eleginops maclovinus isolate JMC-PN-2008 ecotype Puerto Natales chromosome 2, JC_Emac_rtc_rv5, whole genome shotgun sequence genomic region:
- the rfx4 gene encoding transcription factor RFX4 isoform X1: MHCGLLEEPDMDSTESWIERCLNESESKRYSSHTSLGNMSNDEHEEKENNRASKPHSTPATLEWLEENYEIAEGVCIPRSALYMHYLDFSEKNDTQPVNAASFGKIIRQQFPALTTRRLGTRGQSKYHYYGIAVKESSQYYDVMYSKKGAAWVNETGKKEVTKQTVAYSPRSKLGTLLPEFPNVKDLNLPASLPEERVSTFIMMYRTHCQRILDTVIRANFDEVQSFLLHFWQGMPPHMLPVLGSNTVVDIVGVCDSILYKAISGVLMPTVLQALPDSLTQVIRKFAKQLDEWLKIALHDLPENLRNIKFELSRRFSQILKRQTSLNHLCQASRTVINSADITFQMLEDWRNVDLNSITKQTLYTMEDSQEDHRMLIIHLYQEFDRLLEEQSPIEAYIEWLDSMVDRCVVKVAGKRPGCLKKVAQQFLLMWSCFGTRVIRDMTLHSAPSFGSFHLIHLMFDDYVLYLLESLHCQERANDLMRAMKSEGSTAEREEEFPVKETTPTSPSPASYSPARSVHSVGVSSASSPTAAVSPEYSGVPTTTGAVQSYTWSLTYTVTTAGGSAPEAGQQLSCMRNSAPVPPPSSTHRLPVYREEHGYTGSYNYGSYANQHPHSIQSQYPSLAHEPAIPPPLHYSAYHRSSAQYQLNGQMSQPCLMGSTPRLHPAPVAPRWPDVSPANSCYTSPPMHSSRYATSGDMYSPLGPRRNSEYEHSQHFPGFAYINGEATTGWAK, translated from the exons ATGCATTGCGGGCTGCTGGAGGAGCCTGATATGGATTCCACAG aGAGTTGGATTGAACGATGCCTCAACGAGAGTGAGAGCAAGCGCTACTCCAGTCACACGTCTCTGGGGAACATGTCCAATGATGAAC atgaagaaaaagaaaacaacagagcCTCAAAGCCACATTCAACACCGGCTACTCTTGAATG GCTAGAAGAGAACTATGAGATAGCTGAAGGTGTGTGTATCCCCAGAAGTGCCCTCTACATGCACTACCTAGACTTCAGTGAGAAGAACGACACACAGCCTGTGAACGCAGCCAGCTTCGGAAAG ATCATAAGGCAGCAGTTTCCAGCACTAACTACCCGAAGACTGGGGACAAGAGGGCAGTCAAA GTACCACTACTACGGCATAGCGGTGAAGGAGTCCTCTCAGTATTACGATGTGATGTACTCCAAAAAGGGAGCTGCGTGGGTGAACGAGACGGGGAAGAAAGAGGTCACAAAGCAGACAGTGGCGTATTCACCACGCTCCAAACTGGGGACACTCCTGCCAGAGTTTCCAAATGTCAAAGACCTAAATTTGCCCGCCAGCCTGCCAGAAGAGAGG GTGTCAACCTTCATCATGATGTACAGAACGCACTGTCAGAGGATACTGGACACTGTCATTAGAGCCAACTTCGATGAG GTCCAAAGCTTCTTGCTGCACTTCTGGCAGGGCATGCCGCCCCACATGCTCCCTGTCCTCGGCTCCAACACCGTGGTGGACATAGTCGGTGTTTGCGACTCCATCCTCTACAAGGCCATCTCCGGGGTGCTGATGCCCACCGTCCTGCAAGCACTGCCTGATAG TTTGACTCAGGTTATTAGAAAATTTGCCAAACAGCTTGATGAGTGGCTCAAAATAGCACTTCACGACCTTCCTGAAAACCTGAGGAATATCAAATTTGAAT TATCAAGGAGATTTTCCCAGATTCTAAAGCGGCAAACATCATTAAACCATCTCTGTCAG GCGTCTAGGACTGTGATAAACAGTGCCGACATCACCTTTCAAATGCTGGAGGACTGGAGGAATGTGGACTTGAACAGCATCACTAAGCAGACACTTTACACCATGGAGGACTCACAAGAGGATCACAGGATGCTTATAATCCACT TGTATCAGGAGTTTGACCGTCTGTTGGAGGAGCAGTCTCCAATCGAGGCGTACATCGAGTGGCTGGACTCCATGGTGGACCGCTGTGTTGTCAAG GTGGCAGGGAAGAGGCCCGGGTGCCTGAAGAAGGTGGCCCAACAGTTCCTGCTGATGTGGTCGTGCTTTGGTACCAGAGTCATCCGGGACATGACCCTCCACAGCGCGCCCAGCTTTG GGTCCTTCCACCTGATCCATCTCATGTTTGATGATTATGTGCTTTACCTACTGGAGTCCCTGCACTGCCAGGAGAGGGCCAACGACCTCATGAGGGCCATGAAGAGCGAGGGCAGCACAG cagagagagaggaggaattCCCGGTGAAAGAAaccacccccacctccccctctcCAGCATCCTACTCTCCAGCTCGGTCGGTGCATTCTGTGGGCGTTTCCTCTGCCAGCTCCCCCACCGCAGCCGTGTCCCCGGAGTACAGCGGGGTCCCCACCACCACAG GCGCTGTTCAGTCATATACCTGGTCCCTTACATACACAGTGACAACAGCCGGCGGCTCCGCTCCTGAGGCCGGACAGCAGCTGTCCTGCATGAGGAACAGCGCTCCAGtccctcctccatcctccaccCACCGCCTGCCTGTGTACAGAGAGGAGCATGG GTATACTGGTAGCTACAACTATGGCAGCTACGCCAACCAGCACCCTCACTCCATCCAGAGCCAGTATCCCAGTCTGGCCCATGAGCCGGCAATCCCACCCCCCCTCCACTACTCCGCCTACCACCGCTCTTCTGCACAG TACCAGCTCAACGGCCAGATGTCTCAGCCTTGCTTGATGGGCAGCACTCCTCGGTTGCACCCTGCACCTGTCGCCCCCCGGTGGCCAGATGTGTCGCCAGCTAACAGCTGTTACACCAGCCCACCTATGCATTCGTCTCGCTATGCCACCTCTGGGGACATGTACTCTCCCCTGGGCCCACGCAGGAACTCAGAGTACGAACACTCGCAGCATTTCCCTGGCTTTGCCTACATAAACGGAGAGGCAACCACAGGCTGGGCGAAATAG
- the ric8b gene encoding synembryn-B isoform X1 → MDLNSIVSHLENTNEEEIEKLLLQYNRENSHTFSFDQKEESLRIKLCQGVLSVLGRKVHPSCQKTCLETLRILSRDKRVLGPVATREGMLILGGMARLNPGEEGDENQKHSQEDTQSEEEERVVVEALKCLCNVVYNSPAAQQVCVDVQLAHGLCAILHTARTWHHEVGLFTLRLVFLLSALRPDVRGVFRRELHAVRLLTEVLEHTLDVSWVGPYEAARPDPQALPMPAEENERTMEALKALFNLTLSDTGGEEDDHQFRVIAAILRHLLMLKTETEDKTEEVHSHAINLLNNLPVSCLDVLIDVPVQGGLEMYSGKNLDAIQMLIDFMEKRMDKQGSNYKEGLTPVLSLLTEGSRHHREIRRFIKAQVLPPLKDVKIRPEIGTTTRNKLVRLMTHVDMGVKQTAAEFLFVLCKESVDNLLKYTGYGNAAGLLVARGLLAGGRGETQYSDDEDSDTEEYKSAKPFINPITGHVEEPMPNPVEEMTEEQKEYEAQKLVNMFDKLSRQNVIRPMGVMPDGTLAPLEETLCDPPDDSGSDSD, encoded by the exons ATGGATTTAAATAGTATTGTGTCACATCTTGAGAATACCAACGAAGAGGAAATAGAGAAGCTTCTCCTGCAGTACAATCGAGAG AACAGTCACACCTTCAGTTTTGACCAAAAGGAAGAGAGCCTGCGGATT AAGCTGTGCCAGGGCGTGTTGTCAGTTCTGGGCAGGAAGGTGCATCCCAGCTGTCAGAAGACATGTCTGGAGACACTCCGCATCCTGTCCAGAGACAAGCGTGTCCTCGGACCTGTAGCTACCAGGGAGGGCATGTTGATCTTGGGAGGAATGGCAAGGCTGAATCCTGGAGAAGAAGGAGATGAGAACCAGAAACATTCTCAGGAAGACACCcagtcagaggaggaggagagggtggtGGTTGAGGCCTTGAAGTGCCTATGCAATGTTGTTTATAACAGTCCTGCGGCTCAGCAGGTCTGTGTAGACGTGCAGCTTGCTCATGGTCTGTGTGCCATTCTGCATACGGCCCGCACATGGCACCATGAGGTGGGTCTCTTCACACTGCGCCTCgtcttcctgctctctgcaCTGAGACCAGATGTGCGAGGGGTTTTTCGGAGAGAATTGCATGCTGTAAGACTACTGACGGAGGTCCTGGAGCACACCCTAGATGTGAGCTGGGTCGGTCCCTATGAAGCTGCCCGTCCAGATCCACAGGCCCTGCCTATGCCTGCAGAGGAAAATGAGAGAACAATGGAGGCGCTCAAAGCCTTGTTCAACCTCACACTGTCTGACACTGGTGGTGAG GAGGATGACCACCAGTTCAGAGTCATCGCTGCCATCCTGCGTCATCTGCTGATGCTGAAGACTGAGACTGAGGATAAAACCGAGGAAGTACACAG TCATGCCATCAACCTGCTGAATAACCTGCCTGTGTCCTGCCTGGACGTGTTAATCGACGTGCCTGTCCAGGGGGGACTAGAGATGTACAGTGGGAAAAACTTGGATGCAATCCAGATGTTGATAGACTTTATGGAGAAAAGGATGGACAAG CAGGGCTCCAACTACAAAGAGGGTTTGACTCCGGTGCTCAGCCTGTTGACTGAAGGATCCAGACACCATAGGGAGATCCGCAGATTCATCAAAGCTCAG GTACTTCCCCCGCTGAAAGACGTGAAGATCAGGCCAGAGATCGGCACCACCACCAGGAACAAGCTGGTGCGCCTTATGACACATGTTGACATGGGGGTGAAGCAGACGGCTGCAGAGTTTCTCTTTGTCCTCTGCAAAGAAAGCG TAGACAACCTGTTGAAGTACACAGGATATGGAAATGCAGCCGGACTCCTGGTGGCTCGAGGACTCCTtgcaggagggagaggagagactCAGTACTCCGATGACGAAGACTCGGACACAGAGGAGTACAAATCTGCTAAACCCTT CATCAACCCCATCACCGGTCATGTGGAGGAGCCCATGCCGAACCCCGTCGAAGAGATGACGGAGGAGCAGAAGGAGTACGAAGCCCAGAAACTAGTCAACATGTTTGACAAGTTGTCAAG GCAGAATGTGATCCGGCCAATGGGGGTCATGCCTGACGGGACGTTAGCACCTCTTGAAGAAACTCTCTGCGACCCACCCGATGACTCAGGATCAGACTCTGACTAG
- the si:dkey-103i16.6 gene encoding NAD-dependent protein deacetylase sirtuin-3 isoform X1, with amino-acid sequence MNRSRSSQPPVTRMTRSAGSRHIEPSEKLDCGPGPYGKQRRKQTDSALAQDLSQMRVSGQGGLNTSPSASAVKSSSRGGLASVARLVKLGRCKNVVVVAGAGISTASGIPDFRTPGTGLYANLERYNIPYPEAIFNIDYFSNDPQPFFSLAKALYPGSHRPNYIHYFIRMLHRNGLLLRVYTQNIDGLEKLCGIPDDKLVEAHGSFATAACHLCYTAYPAEEAKQAIMNDKVPLCTFCAATVKPDVVFFGEDLPQKYFLNTQDFPKADLLIIMGTSLQIEPFASLVNTVRSTVPRLLLNRHAVGPFQKVPLRRADHMELGDLEETVRRFAEMLGWNDDIEELMRSQETLILPTLMSSPLSVSDQTSCQSRGSPDGTETSRAVGQRAAGSGSEETDSETDSKSSASSSQST; translated from the exons ATGAACAGGTCCAGGTCCAGCCAGCCTCCAGTCACCAGGATGACCCGCAGCGCCGGGAGCCGACACATCGAGCCCTCAGAGAAGCTGGACTGTGGGCCAGGTCCGTACGGAAAACAACGGAGAAAGCAGACAGACTCTGCTCTGGCCCAGGACCTCAGTCAGATGAGAGTGAGTGGACAGGGTGGTCTCAATACAAG TCCGTCTGCTTCAGCTGTCAAGTCCTCATCCCGGGGTGGTCTAGCCTCTGTGGCTCGGCTGGTCAAACTTGGTCGCTGCAAGAACGTGGTGGTGGTGGCCGGAGCAGGAATCAGCACGGCCAGCGGCATCCCAGACTTCAG AACTCCAGGAACCGGTCTTTACGCCAACTTGGAGAGGTACAACATCCCTTACCCAGAAGCTATTTTCAACATTGACTACTTCTCCAACGACCCGCAGCCCTTCTTCTCCCTGGCCAAGGCTCTGTATCCCGGTAGCCACCGTCCAAATTACATACACTACTTCATCCGCATGCTTCATCGCAATGGACTGTTGCTCCGAGTGTACACCCAGAATATCGACGGCCTGGAGAAAT TGTGTGGCATCCCAGATGACAAACTTGTGGAAGCTCACGGTAGTTTTGCCACAGCGGCCTGTCACCTGTGCTACACTGCATACCCTGCTGAAGAGGCTAAG CAGGCCATAATGAATGATAAAGTTCCCCTTTGCACATTCTGTGCTGCAACAGTGAAACCTGACGTTGTGTTTTTTGGAGAGGATCTTCCTCAGAAGTATTTCCTTAACACTCAAGACTTCCCCAAAGCAGACCTGCTCATCATTATGGGCACATCTTTACAG ATTGAGCCATTTGCCAGCTTGGTGAACACAGTCCGCTCAACTGTGCCCCGCCTCCTCCTGAACCGACACGCTGTGGGTCCCTTTCAGAAGGTCCCACTGCGGAGAGCAGACCACATGGAACTGGGCGACCTGGAGGAAACAGTGCGGAGGTTTGCTGAAATGCTCGGCTGGAACGATGACATAGAGGAGCTGATGAGGAGTCAGGAAACACTG ATCCTGCCTACGTTGATGAGCAGCCCTCTGTCAGTGAGCGACCAGACATCCTGTCAGAGCAGAGGATCTCCGGACGGGACGGAGACGTCCAGAGCAGTAGGTCAGAGAGCAGCCGGCAGCGGCAGCGAGGAGACGGACTCAGAGACGGACAGCAAGAGCTCTGCGTCCTCCAGCCAGAGCACCTGA
- the ric8b gene encoding synembryn-B isoform X2 produces the protein MDLNSIVSHLENTNEEEIEKLLLQYNRENSHTFSFDQKEESLRIKLCQGVLSVLGRKVHPSCQKTCLETLRILSRDKRVLGPVATREGMLILGGMARLNPGEEGDENQKHSQEDTQSEEEERVVVEALKCLCNVVYNSPAAQQVCVDVQLAHGLCAILHTARTWHHEVGLFTLRLVFLLSALRPDVRGVFRRELHAVRLLTEVLEHTLDVSWVGPYEAARPDPQALPMPAEENERTMEALKALFNLTLSDTGGEEDDHQFRVIAAILRHLLMLKTETEDKTEEVHSHAINLLNNLPVSCLDVLIDVPVQGGLEMYSGKNLDAIQMLIDFMEKRMDKGSNYKEGLTPVLSLLTEGSRHHREIRRFIKAQVLPPLKDVKIRPEIGTTTRNKLVRLMTHVDMGVKQTAAEFLFVLCKESVDNLLKYTGYGNAAGLLVARGLLAGGRGETQYSDDEDSDTEEYKSAKPFINPITGHVEEPMPNPVEEMTEEQKEYEAQKLVNMFDKLSRQNVIRPMGVMPDGTLAPLEETLCDPPDDSGSDSD, from the exons ATGGATTTAAATAGTATTGTGTCACATCTTGAGAATACCAACGAAGAGGAAATAGAGAAGCTTCTCCTGCAGTACAATCGAGAG AACAGTCACACCTTCAGTTTTGACCAAAAGGAAGAGAGCCTGCGGATT AAGCTGTGCCAGGGCGTGTTGTCAGTTCTGGGCAGGAAGGTGCATCCCAGCTGTCAGAAGACATGTCTGGAGACACTCCGCATCCTGTCCAGAGACAAGCGTGTCCTCGGACCTGTAGCTACCAGGGAGGGCATGTTGATCTTGGGAGGAATGGCAAGGCTGAATCCTGGAGAAGAAGGAGATGAGAACCAGAAACATTCTCAGGAAGACACCcagtcagaggaggaggagagggtggtGGTTGAGGCCTTGAAGTGCCTATGCAATGTTGTTTATAACAGTCCTGCGGCTCAGCAGGTCTGTGTAGACGTGCAGCTTGCTCATGGTCTGTGTGCCATTCTGCATACGGCCCGCACATGGCACCATGAGGTGGGTCTCTTCACACTGCGCCTCgtcttcctgctctctgcaCTGAGACCAGATGTGCGAGGGGTTTTTCGGAGAGAATTGCATGCTGTAAGACTACTGACGGAGGTCCTGGAGCACACCCTAGATGTGAGCTGGGTCGGTCCCTATGAAGCTGCCCGTCCAGATCCACAGGCCCTGCCTATGCCTGCAGAGGAAAATGAGAGAACAATGGAGGCGCTCAAAGCCTTGTTCAACCTCACACTGTCTGACACTGGTGGTGAG GAGGATGACCACCAGTTCAGAGTCATCGCTGCCATCCTGCGTCATCTGCTGATGCTGAAGACTGAGACTGAGGATAAAACCGAGGAAGTACACAG TCATGCCATCAACCTGCTGAATAACCTGCCTGTGTCCTGCCTGGACGTGTTAATCGACGTGCCTGTCCAGGGGGGACTAGAGATGTACAGTGGGAAAAACTTGGATGCAATCCAGATGTTGATAGACTTTATGGAGAAAAGGATGGACAAG GGCTCCAACTACAAAGAGGGTTTGACTCCGGTGCTCAGCCTGTTGACTGAAGGATCCAGACACCATAGGGAGATCCGCAGATTCATCAAAGCTCAG GTACTTCCCCCGCTGAAAGACGTGAAGATCAGGCCAGAGATCGGCACCACCACCAGGAACAAGCTGGTGCGCCTTATGACACATGTTGACATGGGGGTGAAGCAGACGGCTGCAGAGTTTCTCTTTGTCCTCTGCAAAGAAAGCG TAGACAACCTGTTGAAGTACACAGGATATGGAAATGCAGCCGGACTCCTGGTGGCTCGAGGACTCCTtgcaggagggagaggagagactCAGTACTCCGATGACGAAGACTCGGACACAGAGGAGTACAAATCTGCTAAACCCTT CATCAACCCCATCACCGGTCATGTGGAGGAGCCCATGCCGAACCCCGTCGAAGAGATGACGGAGGAGCAGAAGGAGTACGAAGCCCAGAAACTAGTCAACATGTTTGACAAGTTGTCAAG GCAGAATGTGATCCGGCCAATGGGGGTCATGCCTGACGGGACGTTAGCACCTCTTGAAGAAACTCTCTGCGACCCACCCGATGACTCAGGATCAGACTCTGACTAG
- the rfx4 gene encoding transcription factor RFX4 isoform X2, with amino-acid sequence MHCGLLEEPDMDSTESWIERCLNESESKRYSSHTSLGNMSNDEHEEKENNRASKPHSTPATLEWLEENYEIAEGVCIPRSALYMHYLDFSEKNDTQPVNAASFGKIIRQQFPALTTRRLGTRGQSKYHYYGIAVKESSQYYDVMYSKKGAAWVNETGKKEVTKQTVAYSPRSKLGTLLPEFPNVKDLNLPASLPEERVSTFIMMYRTHCQRILDTVIRANFDEVQSFLLHFWQGMPPHMLPVLGSNTVVDIVGVCDSILYKAISGVLMPTVLQALPDSLTQVIRKFAKQLDEWLKIALHDLPENLRNIKFELSRRFSQILKRQTSLNHLCQASRTVINSADITFQMLEDWRNVDLNSITKQTLYTMEDSQEDHRMLIIHLYQEFDRLLEEQSPIEAYIEWLDSMVDRCVVKVAGKRPGCLKKVAQQFLLMWSCFGTRVIRDMTLHSAPSFGSFHLIHLMFDDYVLYLLESLHCQERANDLMRAMKSEGSTAEREEEFPVKETTPTSPSPASYSPARSVHSVGVSSASSPTAAVSPEYSGVPTTTVTTAGGSAPEAGQQLSCMRNSAPVPPPSSTHRLPVYREEHGYTGSYNYGSYANQHPHSIQSQYPSLAHEPAIPPPLHYSAYHRSSAQYQLNGQMSQPCLMGSTPRLHPAPVAPRWPDVSPANSCYTSPPMHSSRYATSGDMYSPLGPRRNSEYEHSQHFPGFAYINGEATTGWAK; translated from the exons ATGCATTGCGGGCTGCTGGAGGAGCCTGATATGGATTCCACAG aGAGTTGGATTGAACGATGCCTCAACGAGAGTGAGAGCAAGCGCTACTCCAGTCACACGTCTCTGGGGAACATGTCCAATGATGAAC atgaagaaaaagaaaacaacagagcCTCAAAGCCACATTCAACACCGGCTACTCTTGAATG GCTAGAAGAGAACTATGAGATAGCTGAAGGTGTGTGTATCCCCAGAAGTGCCCTCTACATGCACTACCTAGACTTCAGTGAGAAGAACGACACACAGCCTGTGAACGCAGCCAGCTTCGGAAAG ATCATAAGGCAGCAGTTTCCAGCACTAACTACCCGAAGACTGGGGACAAGAGGGCAGTCAAA GTACCACTACTACGGCATAGCGGTGAAGGAGTCCTCTCAGTATTACGATGTGATGTACTCCAAAAAGGGAGCTGCGTGGGTGAACGAGACGGGGAAGAAAGAGGTCACAAAGCAGACAGTGGCGTATTCACCACGCTCCAAACTGGGGACACTCCTGCCAGAGTTTCCAAATGTCAAAGACCTAAATTTGCCCGCCAGCCTGCCAGAAGAGAGG GTGTCAACCTTCATCATGATGTACAGAACGCACTGTCAGAGGATACTGGACACTGTCATTAGAGCCAACTTCGATGAG GTCCAAAGCTTCTTGCTGCACTTCTGGCAGGGCATGCCGCCCCACATGCTCCCTGTCCTCGGCTCCAACACCGTGGTGGACATAGTCGGTGTTTGCGACTCCATCCTCTACAAGGCCATCTCCGGGGTGCTGATGCCCACCGTCCTGCAAGCACTGCCTGATAG TTTGACTCAGGTTATTAGAAAATTTGCCAAACAGCTTGATGAGTGGCTCAAAATAGCACTTCACGACCTTCCTGAAAACCTGAGGAATATCAAATTTGAAT TATCAAGGAGATTTTCCCAGATTCTAAAGCGGCAAACATCATTAAACCATCTCTGTCAG GCGTCTAGGACTGTGATAAACAGTGCCGACATCACCTTTCAAATGCTGGAGGACTGGAGGAATGTGGACTTGAACAGCATCACTAAGCAGACACTTTACACCATGGAGGACTCACAAGAGGATCACAGGATGCTTATAATCCACT TGTATCAGGAGTTTGACCGTCTGTTGGAGGAGCAGTCTCCAATCGAGGCGTACATCGAGTGGCTGGACTCCATGGTGGACCGCTGTGTTGTCAAG GTGGCAGGGAAGAGGCCCGGGTGCCTGAAGAAGGTGGCCCAACAGTTCCTGCTGATGTGGTCGTGCTTTGGTACCAGAGTCATCCGGGACATGACCCTCCACAGCGCGCCCAGCTTTG GGTCCTTCCACCTGATCCATCTCATGTTTGATGATTATGTGCTTTACCTACTGGAGTCCCTGCACTGCCAGGAGAGGGCCAACGACCTCATGAGGGCCATGAAGAGCGAGGGCAGCACAG cagagagagaggaggaattCCCGGTGAAAGAAaccacccccacctccccctctcCAGCATCCTACTCTCCAGCTCGGTCGGTGCATTCTGTGGGCGTTTCCTCTGCCAGCTCCCCCACCGCAGCCGTGTCCCCGGAGTACAGCGGGGTCCCCACCACCACAG TGACAACAGCCGGCGGCTCCGCTCCTGAGGCCGGACAGCAGCTGTCCTGCATGAGGAACAGCGCTCCAGtccctcctccatcctccaccCACCGCCTGCCTGTGTACAGAGAGGAGCATGG GTATACTGGTAGCTACAACTATGGCAGCTACGCCAACCAGCACCCTCACTCCATCCAGAGCCAGTATCCCAGTCTGGCCCATGAGCCGGCAATCCCACCCCCCCTCCACTACTCCGCCTACCACCGCTCTTCTGCACAG TACCAGCTCAACGGCCAGATGTCTCAGCCTTGCTTGATGGGCAGCACTCCTCGGTTGCACCCTGCACCTGTCGCCCCCCGGTGGCCAGATGTGTCGCCAGCTAACAGCTGTTACACCAGCCCACCTATGCATTCGTCTCGCTATGCCACCTCTGGGGACATGTACTCTCCCCTGGGCCCACGCAGGAACTCAGAGTACGAACACTCGCAGCATTTCCCTGGCTTTGCCTACATAAACGGAGAGGCAACCACAGGCTGGGCGAAATAG
- the si:dkey-103i16.6 gene encoding NAD-dependent protein deacetylase sirtuin-3 isoform X2: MNRSRSSQPPVTRMTRSAGSRHIEPSEKLDCGPGPYGKQRRKQTDSALAQDLSQMRVSGQGGLNTSPSASAVKSSSRGGLASVARLVKLGRCKNVVVVAGAGISTASGIPDFRTPGTGLYANLERYNIPYPEAIFNIDYFSNDPQPFFSLAKALYPGSHRPNYIHYFIRMLHRNGLLLRVYTQNIDGLEKLCGIPDDKLVEAHGSFATAACHLCYTAYPAEEAKAIMNDKVPLCTFCAATVKPDVVFFGEDLPQKYFLNTQDFPKADLLIIMGTSLQIEPFASLVNTVRSTVPRLLLNRHAVGPFQKVPLRRADHMELGDLEETVRRFAEMLGWNDDIEELMRSQETLILPTLMSSPLSVSDQTSCQSRGSPDGTETSRAVGQRAAGSGSEETDSETDSKSSASSSQST, from the exons ATGAACAGGTCCAGGTCCAGCCAGCCTCCAGTCACCAGGATGACCCGCAGCGCCGGGAGCCGACACATCGAGCCCTCAGAGAAGCTGGACTGTGGGCCAGGTCCGTACGGAAAACAACGGAGAAAGCAGACAGACTCTGCTCTGGCCCAGGACCTCAGTCAGATGAGAGTGAGTGGACAGGGTGGTCTCAATACAAG TCCGTCTGCTTCAGCTGTCAAGTCCTCATCCCGGGGTGGTCTAGCCTCTGTGGCTCGGCTGGTCAAACTTGGTCGCTGCAAGAACGTGGTGGTGGTGGCCGGAGCAGGAATCAGCACGGCCAGCGGCATCCCAGACTTCAG AACTCCAGGAACCGGTCTTTACGCCAACTTGGAGAGGTACAACATCCCTTACCCAGAAGCTATTTTCAACATTGACTACTTCTCCAACGACCCGCAGCCCTTCTTCTCCCTGGCCAAGGCTCTGTATCCCGGTAGCCACCGTCCAAATTACATACACTACTTCATCCGCATGCTTCATCGCAATGGACTGTTGCTCCGAGTGTACACCCAGAATATCGACGGCCTGGAGAAAT TGTGTGGCATCCCAGATGACAAACTTGTGGAAGCTCACGGTAGTTTTGCCACAGCGGCCTGTCACCTGTGCTACACTGCATACCCTGCTGAAGAGGCTAAG GCCATAATGAATGATAAAGTTCCCCTTTGCACATTCTGTGCTGCAACAGTGAAACCTGACGTTGTGTTTTTTGGAGAGGATCTTCCTCAGAAGTATTTCCTTAACACTCAAGACTTCCCCAAAGCAGACCTGCTCATCATTATGGGCACATCTTTACAG ATTGAGCCATTTGCCAGCTTGGTGAACACAGTCCGCTCAACTGTGCCCCGCCTCCTCCTGAACCGACACGCTGTGGGTCCCTTTCAGAAGGTCCCACTGCGGAGAGCAGACCACATGGAACTGGGCGACCTGGAGGAAACAGTGCGGAGGTTTGCTGAAATGCTCGGCTGGAACGATGACATAGAGGAGCTGATGAGGAGTCAGGAAACACTG ATCCTGCCTACGTTGATGAGCAGCCCTCTGTCAGTGAGCGACCAGACATCCTGTCAGAGCAGAGGATCTCCGGACGGGACGGAGACGTCCAGAGCAGTAGGTCAGAGAGCAGCCGGCAGCGGCAGCGAGGAGACGGACTCAGAGACGGACAGCAAGAGCTCTGCGTCCTCCAGCCAGAGCACCTGA